A genomic segment from Truepera sp. encodes:
- a CDS encoding ABC transporter substrate-binding protein: MRKPSTLVRLALLVFTAVVVGVVSAQSSTVLRVASTAAVTTWDPSLSFSTEAFYMANLYEPLIWANAAGSDEQFTPALATSWELSDDGLSWTFHLRDGVKFHDGETMDADAVVRSIERHKAIGGAAFIWEPVDKIVAVDDLTVRFDLKYPTPLDLVVASSNGAWIVSPAALDAAEEDDSYFEAGIAAGTGPYMLAEYQPDAEVVLRAFPDYWGGWGDVEHFENVVIRIVSDAVLQEQMLLAGEVDLALSLPVTSYQSILDNPAYNVQTVVTPYSYLGFLNTLRAPLDDVRVRQAIAYAVPYLDLIAVGAEGFASQARGPVPQGIFPWSEEIPQYHQDLEKARALLAEAGHEGGGFTLHLTYSAENAIERAFAPVLADGLAEIGIKVEIEPLLWNQQWAVAKDDPENAQDIFLVLYWPTISDAGSDNLWTMFHSSDAPYFNLSYWKNDKFDDLVDEAIKLTGTDRDAAQALYLDAMDILYDEAPGLFFFDYGGWFAIPTYLAGYEYNVNYPFATFFYPLHLAN, encoded by the coding sequence ATGAGGAAGCCGTCAACGCTCGTCCGCCTAGCATTACTGGTCTTCACTGCGGTGGTCGTGGGTGTCGTATCGGCACAGTCGAGCACCGTGCTCAGAGTCGCGTCTACTGCTGCCGTAACGACTTGGGACCCGAGCCTATCGTTCTCCACCGAGGCCTTCTACATGGCCAACCTCTACGAACCGCTGATCTGGGCCAACGCTGCCGGTTCTGACGAACAGTTCACGCCGGCGCTCGCTACGTCGTGGGAGCTATCCGACGACGGTCTCTCGTGGACGTTCCACCTGCGTGACGGCGTGAAGTTCCACGACGGTGAGACCATGGATGCCGACGCGGTAGTCCGTTCGATCGAGCGCCACAAGGCCATCGGGGGCGCCGCGTTCATCTGGGAACCGGTCGACAAGATAGTGGCCGTCGATGACCTCACGGTCAGGTTCGACCTCAAGTATCCGACGCCCCTCGACCTGGTGGTCGCCTCTTCCAACGGAGCCTGGATCGTCAGTCCCGCCGCCCTCGACGCGGCCGAGGAGGACGACTCGTACTTCGAGGCCGGGATCGCGGCGGGAACCGGGCCTTACATGCTCGCCGAGTACCAGCCGGACGCCGAGGTCGTGCTGCGCGCCTTCCCCGACTACTGGGGCGGGTGGGGCGACGTCGAGCATTTCGAGAACGTCGTCATCCGGATCGTCTCAGACGCCGTGCTCCAGGAACAGATGCTGCTGGCGGGTGAGGTAGACCTCGCCCTGAGCCTGCCCGTCACTTCCTACCAGTCCATCTTGGATAACCCCGCCTACAACGTGCAGACGGTCGTGACGCCTTACAGCTATCTCGGCTTCCTGAATACGCTTCGCGCTCCCCTGGACGATGTGCGGGTCCGCCAAGCGATCGCCTACGCCGTGCCCTACCTCGACCTCATCGCCGTCGGTGCGGAGGGCTTCGCCAGTCAAGCCCGCGGTCCGGTACCGCAAGGCATCTTCCCCTGGTCGGAGGAGATCCCGCAGTACCACCAAGACCTCGAGAAGGCCAGGGCGCTGCTCGCCGAGGCCGGTCACGAGGGCGGCGGCTTCACGCTGCACCTCACTTACTCCGCCGAGAACGCCATCGAGCGCGCCTTCGCCCCGGTGCTCGCGGACGGGTTGGCCGAGATCGGCATCAAGGTAGAGATCGAGCCGCTGCTTTGGAACCAGCAGTGGGCCGTAGCCAAGGACGATCCCGAGAACGCCCAGGACATCTTCCTCGTCCTCTACTGGCCGACCATCTCGGACGCCGGTTCGGATAACCTCTGGACCATGTTCCACAGCTCCGACGCCCCCTACTTCAACCTCAGTTACTGGAAGAACGACAAGTTCGACGACCTCGTAGACGAGGCCATCAAGCTCACCGGCACGGACCGTGACGCAGCCCAGGCGCTGTACTTAGACGCCATGGACATCCTCTACGACGAGGCTCCCGGCCTCTTCTTCTTCGACTACGGCGGCTGGTTCGCCATCCCCACCTACCTGGCGGGTTACGAGTACAACGTCAACTATCCGTTTGCGACGTTCTTCTACCCGCTGCACCTCGCCAACTGA
- a CDS encoding ABC transporter permease, with protein MGLLQFITRRLMLSLLVLFGVATIVFMLTRIIPSNPASLYLGPRARPAEIAEINAKFGFDKPLIEQYGQFLKGLARGDLGNSLATKRPVTKELGSRLAATLELMSVAMLLAVIVGIPLGVLSTRMRGRLGEAIVRVATVVGVSLPPFWLGLLLQLVFVHALGWLPAAGRVDGSLRFTAPITSITGLNFFDTLVTGNFVAFYDAFRHIVLPALTLAAYPIGLITRMTRAAMIEVVSQDYIRTARAYGVAERRVLNHFALRNAVGPTLTVIGLTLAFMLTGTFYVEVIFAWPGLGSFTVRSFLNVDYPSILGMTLFGAAGYVLANLVVDACQALIDPRMRLA; from the coding sequence ATGGGTCTCCTCCAGTTCATCACGCGGCGCCTGATGTTGTCACTCCTCGTCCTGTTCGGGGTGGCGACCATCGTCTTCATGCTCACTCGGATCATCCCGTCGAACCCGGCATCCTTGTACCTGGGTCCGCGGGCGCGTCCCGCCGAGATCGCAGAGATCAACGCAAAGTTCGGGTTCGACAAGCCCCTGATCGAGCAGTACGGCCAGTTCCTCAAGGGTCTGGCACGAGGCGACCTGGGTAACTCGCTCGCGACCAAGAGGCCCGTGACGAAAGAGCTCGGGTCGCGCCTGGCCGCCACCCTCGAACTGATGAGCGTCGCGATGCTCCTGGCCGTGATCGTCGGCATCCCGCTTGGGGTGCTCTCTACCCGCATGCGGGGCAGGCTGGGTGAGGCAATCGTGCGGGTGGCAACCGTGGTGGGCGTCTCGCTGCCCCCCTTCTGGCTGGGCCTGCTTCTTCAACTCGTGTTCGTCCACGCTCTCGGCTGGCTTCCAGCGGCAGGAAGGGTCGACGGGAGCCTGCGGTTCACGGCGCCCATCACCTCCATCACCGGCCTCAACTTCTTCGACACTCTCGTGACCGGCAATTTCGTCGCCTTCTACGACGCCTTCCGCCACATCGTGCTGCCGGCTCTGACGTTGGCGGCCTACCCGATCGGGCTCATCACCCGCATGACGCGCGCGGCCATGATCGAGGTCGTTTCGCAGGACTACATCCGAACCGCGCGAGCTTACGGGGTGGCCGAGAGGCGCGTCCTCAACCACTTCGCTTTGCGCAACGCCGTGGGCCCGACGCTGACGGTGATCGGCCTGACCCTGGCCTTCATGCTTACGGGCACGTTCTACGTCGAGGTCATCTTCGCCTGGCCCGGGCTGGGCTCGTTCACGGTGCGATCGTTCCTGAACGTCGATTACCCGTCGATCCTCGGAATGACGTTGTTCGGGGCCGCTGGATACGTGCTGGCCAACTTGGTGGTCGACGCCTGTCAAGCCCTGATCGACCCGCGGATGCGGTTGGCGTGA
- a CDS encoding YihY/virulence factor BrkB family protein encodes MAHDPRKHEADLPRGEADAGGRSGGTTGWAAPWLAKARRLKPVRVLQNYSQNRGPLLAAGLSFHAIFGAFASLWIGFSVGGLLLEAQPALRDAVFQFIDRAVPGLIDTGSGVGVIRRSVLLEGRVLSWTGAVALVGLLLTALGWLASSRAAIRTIFNLPRQQANPLVLRLKDVGLAVGFGLAILVSAGLTLVATQALGLFRNYLDSSIAEFAARVVGLLVMFLFDAAALATLFRVLAGIRISSRRLIGGVLIGAAGLAVLKILGGRLFIGAGRNPLIASFAAIVGLMIWFNLVSQIILIAASWIAVGARDEGVGVGEDGPPAPKGHGRGG; translated from the coding sequence ATGGCCCATGACCCGCGGAAACACGAGGCCGATCTGCCCAGGGGTGAGGCCGACGCGGGCGGCCGGTCTGGCGGCACAACGGGCTGGGCCGCACCTTGGTTGGCCAAGGCACGGCGGCTAAAACCCGTGCGCGTGCTGCAGAACTACAGCCAGAACAGAGGACCACTCTTGGCTGCAGGGCTCTCGTTTCATGCCATCTTCGGGGCCTTCGCTTCCCTATGGATCGGCTTCTCGGTCGGCGGCCTACTTCTCGAGGCCCAACCGGCGCTGCGGGACGCCGTGTTCCAGTTCATCGACCGCGCCGTGCCTGGCCTGATCGACACCGGCTCCGGCGTTGGTGTCATCAGGCGCAGCGTCCTGCTCGAGGGGCGAGTGCTGAGTTGGACGGGGGCCGTTGCCTTGGTCGGGCTGTTACTCACCGCACTCGGGTGGCTGGCCTCAAGCCGTGCCGCCATACGCACGATCTTCAACCTACCCAGGCAGCAGGCGAATCCGCTCGTCCTGAGGCTGAAAGACGTCGGACTCGCCGTGGGGTTCGGCCTGGCGATCCTGGTGTCGGCCGGCCTGACGTTGGTCGCTACGCAGGCGCTAGGCCTGTTCCGCAATTACCTCGATTCGTCCATCGCCGAATTCGCGGCGCGCGTGGTCGGCCTCTTGGTGATGTTCCTCTTCGACGCGGCCGCACTCGCCACGCTGTTCCGGGTCCTAGCCGGCATCCGCATCTCCTCCAGGCGTCTGATCGGTGGTGTCCTCATCGGCGCCGCGGGCCTGGCCGTGCTCAAGATCCTCGGCGGACGCCTGTTCATAGGCGCCGGCCGCAACCCGCTAATCGCCTCTTTCGCAGCCATCGTCGGCCTGATGATCTGGTTCAACCTCGTCTCGCAGATCATCCTGATTGCCGCTTCCTGGATCGCCGTTGGTGCCCGCGACGAGGGAGTCGGCGTCGGTGAGGACGGCCCACCCGCGCCCAAGGGCCATGGTCGGGGCGGCTGA
- a CDS encoding BTAD domain-containing putative transcriptional regulator has product MPTKYGVPRYTAFRVPRPRLSRAASKEARRSAVLLVAPPGYGKTVLLAEVVEELADPLVWLQLDENDNDPIAFVSALSEGTRRSFPEVAERLARLDFTDTNGHGERLLAMVMNVFEDVGVGAWTMVIDDLHLIANPRTLALVAKLVEFPPPGLALLIASRIQPSLPLHRWVAQGAIRLFDIDDLRFTPEEARAWLRRDLPGLSDDAVGQLLERTEGWGAGLYLASGLLSGGTDGKSLAERLTGSNPVVGGYLMDEVFVRQSEELQEFLLSSAVLPQFDAASCSELLGITLARCERLIDQLKRQQAFLQPLDAEGRWYRYHSLFQEFLLGRLTRQAGKRAAELRVAAGHLAETRGQLVAAVGFYLEADDRVAAANLLENEGMAILNQGRAEALHRWLQQLGDEVAVSPRLQLLLGRVLRRLGRPQAASSVLKGVGDEADPRTLSAARTELAAIARSQGNYRGAADWARQAATAAGGDTLPGSRAAAMIELAKCEGHLKGMGVGRQVAERALEEFEEAGSNGRSQPGDSRLRATMLGELGQICWWHGDMEAAVAYLNEALGGLDELSGLRAADVQLALAVPTLYRHGPDAARRHAEFALSTYQSHEAKERIPAAYAVLGNVYTRAGDLDRAEALLRSAIALADEIDGASYDRLMAAGYLAHVLELQGRIMEAAQIATEALWAFEGEPGCYEAYVCRSVLADTHLGAGRWQEAKQIFMDLAVLGEQRHYRIPLAMVYFGLAYIELERGTEQAGIELAERAFDMLAPSHAWQLIVDQGQRAQRVLEALRPIRPSDPFIERVAIGLVQSPAAVHSRVRASKADSLHADVEVELLGELRVVVNGREVPARAFESSKARDLLAYLVVRRGETVTLDSALADLWPEEPNRAKTALHTALYRLRKALKCGSDDRTRFVFVESGRYRLDAARFDIDIDRFESLSAQARESPPERQKALLTQALGLVSGEVLAGLDYSWAAPFRSNLTRAISRNLRRLCELHLAAGELEVARAVSERYVRLDPFDERAHLLNVRVQHALGDLVEAELTYRRLRDLLEREMGVAPTAETERQYRTLMTQGPQE; this is encoded by the coding sequence ATGCCCACCAAGTATGGGGTGCCTCGTTATACGGCATTCCGCGTCCCGCGGCCGCGGTTGTCGCGAGCAGCCTCGAAGGAAGCACGCCGCTCGGCCGTTCTGCTCGTCGCGCCGCCGGGGTACGGCAAGACAGTGCTGCTCGCAGAAGTCGTCGAGGAACTCGCGGATCCGCTCGTTTGGCTCCAGTTGGACGAGAACGATAACGATCCGATCGCCTTCGTCAGCGCCCTCTCCGAGGGAACGCGCCGCAGCTTCCCCGAGGTTGCCGAGCGTTTAGCGAGGCTCGACTTCACCGACACCAATGGGCATGGAGAGCGTCTGCTGGCGATGGTGATGAACGTCTTCGAAGACGTGGGTGTGGGCGCCTGGACGATGGTGATAGACGACCTGCACCTCATCGCCAACCCGCGGACCCTCGCTCTGGTCGCCAAGCTCGTCGAGTTCCCTCCGCCCGGTCTGGCACTGCTCATCGCCTCGCGTATCCAACCGTCACTCCCACTCCACCGCTGGGTTGCGCAAGGCGCCATACGCCTCTTCGACATCGACGACTTGCGTTTCACACCCGAAGAGGCCCGTGCCTGGTTGCGCCGCGACCTTCCTGGACTGAGCGACGACGCTGTAGGGCAGCTACTCGAGCGCACGGAAGGCTGGGGTGCCGGGCTTTATCTGGCTAGTGGGTTGCTCTCGGGTGGCACGGATGGCAAGAGCCTGGCTGAGCGCCTCACGGGCTCCAACCCCGTGGTGGGTGGTTACCTGATGGACGAAGTCTTCGTGCGGCAAAGCGAGGAGCTGCAAGAGTTCCTGCTTTCGAGCGCGGTGCTACCCCAGTTCGATGCCGCCTCCTGCAGCGAGCTGCTTGGCATCACGCTCGCCCGTTGCGAACGACTCATCGACCAGCTCAAGCGGCAACAGGCCTTCTTGCAGCCGCTCGATGCCGAGGGGCGCTGGTACCGCTACCACTCGCTGTTCCAGGAGTTCTTGCTCGGACGGCTCACGCGCCAAGCCGGAAAACGCGCCGCCGAACTGCGGGTCGCTGCGGGCCACCTGGCGGAAACCAGGGGCCAGCTCGTGGCGGCGGTCGGCTTCTACCTCGAGGCAGACGACCGCGTGGCCGCCGCGAACCTACTCGAGAACGAGGGAATGGCCATACTCAACCAAGGTCGGGCGGAGGCCCTGCACCGCTGGCTCCAACAGTTAGGTGATGAGGTCGCAGTTTCCCCGCGGTTACAGCTGCTTCTCGGCCGTGTCCTAAGGCGTTTAGGCCGGCCCCAGGCCGCCAGTTCGGTACTCAAGGGCGTAGGGGACGAGGCCGATCCTCGAACGCTGAGCGCCGCGCGTACGGAGCTCGCCGCCATAGCCAGGTCGCAAGGCAACTACCGCGGCGCCGCGGACTGGGCCCGGCAGGCCGCCACGGCTGCCGGTGGCGACACCCTTCCGGGTTCGAGGGCGGCAGCGATGATCGAGCTTGCCAAATGCGAGGGCCACCTAAAGGGTATGGGCGTGGGCCGTCAGGTTGCCGAGCGTGCGCTCGAAGAGTTCGAGGAGGCCGGGTCCAACGGCCGCTCACAGCCGGGAGACAGCCGGCTGCGCGCGACCATGCTCGGCGAACTGGGCCAGATCTGCTGGTGGCATGGCGACATGGAGGCCGCCGTCGCGTACCTGAACGAGGCGCTCGGCGGGCTCGACGAACTCTCGGGCCTCCGCGCCGCGGATGTGCAGCTCGCGCTTGCGGTCCCGACGCTGTATCGCCACGGCCCCGACGCTGCTAGAAGGCATGCGGAATTCGCGCTCAGCACCTATCAGAGCCACGAAGCCAAAGAGAGGATCCCAGCCGCCTACGCCGTGCTCGGGAACGTCTACACGAGGGCGGGGGACCTGGACCGCGCCGAGGCTTTGCTGCGCTCCGCGATAGCCCTTGCCGATGAGATCGACGGCGCCAGTTACGACCGACTGATGGCCGCCGGGTACCTCGCGCACGTGCTCGAGTTGCAGGGCCGGATCATGGAGGCGGCTCAGATCGCCACCGAGGCGCTGTGGGCGTTCGAAGGTGAACCCGGCTGTTACGAGGCCTACGTCTGCCGCAGCGTGCTCGCCGACACCCACCTGGGCGCGGGACGCTGGCAGGAGGCCAAGCAGATCTTCATGGACCTGGCCGTGCTCGGAGAGCAGCGGCATTACCGGATTCCGCTGGCGATGGTCTACTTTGGGCTCGCCTACATCGAACTCGAGCGGGGAACGGAGCAGGCCGGGATCGAACTGGCGGAGCGCGCGTTCGACATGCTTGCTCCCAGCCACGCTTGGCAGTTGATAGTCGACCAAGGGCAGCGCGCGCAGCGGGTGCTCGAGGCCCTGCGGCCCATCAGACCGTCCGACCCTTTCATCGAGCGCGTCGCCATCGGTCTTGTCCAGTCTCCAGCGGCGGTTCACTCGCGGGTCCGCGCCAGCAAAGCGGACTCGCTGCATGCTGACGTCGAGGTGGAGTTGCTCGGTGAACTCCGCGTGGTGGTCAACGGTAGAGAAGTTCCCGCCCGCGCGTTCGAATCCTCGAAGGCGCGTGACTTGCTTGCCTACCTGGTGGTGCGGCGGGGTGAGACGGTCACGTTGGATTCCGCCCTGGCGGACCTGTGGCCCGAGGAGCCGAACAGGGCGAAGACCGCGCTCCACACGGCGCTCTACCGTCTGAGGAAGGCACTCAAGTGTGGTTCGGACGACCGCACGCGCTTCGTGTTCGTCGAATCAGGCCGTTACCGACTGGACGCCGCTCGTTTCGATATCGACATCGACCGCTTCGAGAGCCTCAGCGCACAAGCCCGTGAATCGCCGCCCGAGAGGCAGAAAGCGCTGCTGACCCAGGCCCTCGGGTTGGTGAGCGGGGAAGTGCTGGCAGGGTTGGACTACTCGTGGGCCGCACCGTTTCGCTCCAACCTCACCCGCGCAATCAGCCGCAACCTCCGGCGCCTCTGCGAACTCCATCTCGCCGCCGGTGAACTCGAGGTAGCTCGGGCCGTATCTGAACGGTACGTCCGGCTCGACCCTTTCGACGAACGCGCTCACTTGTTGAACGTTCGAGTTCAACACGCGCTTGGTGACCTGGTGGAAGCGGAGTTGACGTATCGGCGGCTTCGCGACCTGTTGGAACGAGAGATGGGTGTTGCCCCGACTGCGGAGACAGAGCGCCAGTACCGAACCCTGATGACGCAGGGGCCCCAGGAGTGA
- a CDS encoding carbon-nitrogen hydrolase family protein, which yields MSRPFGLAAVQMAVEPWDPKATAKKMSVVAHQIAYAFPWVDMIVYPELTLSAAAQFGRPPTPREMSACRADIPGALTDDLCQLAKRLGRWLVPGSLYETDGDAVYNTAVAISPDGEIVARYRKIFPWYPYETESTPGNEYTVFDVPNVGRFGLSICYDMWFPETVRTLAWMGAEVILHPTLTTTQDRELETVLSRAHAITNQVFFLDVNAVGSWGGGRSSLVHPDGHVLHHAGEGEAFFVQHIDLDDVKRTREVGTLGVTQTWKQLRDHGMRFPPYQAGYEQGAVFDELGELKIPSR from the coding sequence ATGAGTCGTCCGTTCGGCTTGGCTGCCGTGCAGATGGCCGTCGAGCCCTGGGACCCCAAGGCGACGGCCAAGAAGATGTCCGTAGTGGCTCACCAGATCGCCTACGCGTTCCCGTGGGTCGACATGATCGTCTACCCCGAACTGACGCTCTCCGCGGCCGCGCAGTTCGGGCGTCCCCCTACCCCTAGAGAGATGTCAGCGTGCCGGGCCGACATCCCGGGGGCCCTCACGGACGACCTGTGCCAACTGGCCAAGCGGCTCGGCCGCTGGCTGGTGCCGGGCTCCCTGTACGAGACCGACGGTGACGCCGTCTACAACACGGCCGTGGCCATCTCGCCGGACGGCGAGATCGTGGCTCGTTACCGCAAGATCTTCCCGTGGTACCCGTACGAGACGGAGTCCACGCCGGGCAACGAGTACACGGTCTTCGACGTGCCGAACGTGGGCCGCTTCGGCCTCTCGATCTGCTACGACATGTGGTTCCCCGAGACGGTCAGGACACTGGCCTGGATGGGGGCCGAGGTCATCCTCCACCCCACGCTGACCACCACCCAGGACCGCGAGCTAGAGACGGTGCTGAGCCGGGCCCACGCGATCACCAACCAGGTCTTCTTCCTCGATGTGAACGCCGTGGGTTCATGGGGTGGCGGCAGGTCGTCACTCGTCCACCCGGACGGCCACGTGCTCCACCACGCAGGTGAGGGCGAGGCGTTCTTCGTTCAGCACATCGACCTGGACGACGTCAAACGGACGCGAGAGGTAGGCACCCTCGGAGTCACGCAGACCTGGAAACAGCTGCGCGACCACGGCATGCGTTTCCCGCCGTACCAGGCGGGGTACGAGCAGGGTGCGGTGTTCGACGAACTTGGGGAGTTGAAGATCCCCTCTCGCTGA
- a CDS encoding ABC transporter permease, with amino-acid sequence MRRRPVGVTGASWRMFAGSLASAATEAMPEARAGGNEYAGGPDSGNEYAGRPEPGNELAPQRSTWQRALAILKRDWLAVFGIFFVLLLLLVAVFAPQLAPYPTMGEGRSSVSTRMQPPSAEFVMGTDRLGRDVLSRLIYGARPALIAPLIVVLLAVLIGAPLGAIAGLAGGWVDEVIMRICDLFLAFPSLLLAMAIVALQGPSLVNAVIALAVSWWPWYTRLVRGVAHSLSRQAFVEAARALGAREPKIMFRHILPNSVTPILVQASLDMGTVILATTGLAFIGLGSQPPAADWGLMIEDGRALLRNAWWTSTFPGIAIFLSVLSFNLVGDALRDLFDPKEYR; translated from the coding sequence GTGAGGCGCCGACCGGTAGGCGTCACTGGCGCCTCGTGGCGCATGTTCGCGGGCAGCCTCGCAAGCGCCGCCACTGAAGCCATGCCCGAAGCGCGGGCGGGCGGAAACGAGTACGCCGGCGGGCCCGACTCCGGCAACGAGTACGCCGGTAGGCCCGAGCCCGGCAACGAGCTCGCGCCGCAACGCAGCACCTGGCAACGTGCCTTAGCGATCCTCAAGCGCGACTGGCTAGCCGTTTTCGGGATTTTCTTCGTGCTCCTTCTCCTGCTGGTCGCCGTTTTCGCGCCGCAGCTGGCCCCGTACCCCACCATGGGTGAAGGCCGCTCGTCCGTCAGCACGCGCATGCAGCCTCCATCGGCGGAGTTCGTGATGGGCACGGACCGCCTTGGCCGCGACGTCTTGAGCCGCCTGATCTACGGCGCAAGGCCGGCACTCATAGCGCCGCTCATCGTGGTGTTGCTGGCAGTCCTCATCGGAGCACCCCTCGGTGCCATCGCCGGTCTGGCGGGGGGTTGGGTGGACGAAGTGATCATGCGGATCTGCGACCTCTTCCTCGCCTTCCCGTCACTGCTGCTTGCCATGGCGATCGTCGCCCTTCAGGGCCCAAGCCTCGTGAACGCAGTCATCGCCTTGGCGGTCTCCTGGTGGCCCTGGTACACGCGCCTGGTTCGTGGTGTGGCCCACTCCCTGAGCCGCCAGGCGTTCGTGGAGGCCGCCCGCGCTCTGGGCGCACGCGAGCCCAAGATAATGTTCCGGCACATCCTCCCCAATTCGGTAACGCCGATCCTGGTGCAGGCGTCTCTCGACATGGGGACGGTCATCCTCGCGACCACTGGCCTCGCCTTCATCGGCCTCGGCAGCCAGCCGCCGGCCGCCGACTGGGGTCTGATGATCGAGGACGGTAGGGCCCTCCTGCGCAACGCTTGGTGGACGAGCACGTTCCCCGGCATCGCGATCTTCTTGTCCGTGTTGAGCTTCAACCTCGTTGGTGACGCTCTCCGAGACCTGTTCGACCCTAAGGAGTACAGATGA
- the trxA gene encoding thioredoxin yields MATREITAENFNTTISESDIVFLDFWASWCGPCRMFEPIFEKASESYPDVVFGKVDTEAQQELAGAFQIRSIPTLMAFRENVLVFAQPGALNARQLDEVITAVRELDMQEVHAEVAAQAAAAEEAAANEAAANEAQTA; encoded by the coding sequence ATGGCTACGCGAGAGATCACAGCAGAGAACTTCAATACCACCATTTCCGAGAGCGACATCGTGTTCCTCGACTTCTGGGCCTCGTGGTGCGGTCCTTGCCGCATGTTCGAACCCATCTTCGAGAAGGCGTCGGAGAGTTACCCCGACGTCGTGTTCGGCAAAGTCGACACCGAGGCGCAGCAAGAGCTGGCAGGGGCCTTCCAGATTCGCTCTATCCCGACGCTCATGGCGTTCAGGGAGAACGTGCTGGTTTTCGCCCAACCCGGTGCCTTGAATGCGCGACAGCTGGACGAGGTCATCACCGCGGTTCGCGAGCTGGACATGCAGGAAGTGCACGCGGAGGTCGCCGCGCAAGCGGCGGCGGCCGAGGAAGCGGCTGCCAACGAGGCGGCTGCGAACGAGGCTCAAACGGCCTGA
- the nrfD gene encoding NrfD/PsrC family molybdoenzyme membrane anchor subunit codes for MLGAELGYRDIDDLIDGPVLDPRTPRWWFIGIAISGSLLVLFLVAVVQTITVGVGSFGDTIPSAWGFPIINLVWWIGIAHAGTLISAILLLTRQEWRSSINRFAEAMTLFAVTCAGIYPILHMGRPWAFYWLAPYPDTFGLFPQFRSPLAWDFFAIPTYAIVSALFWYVGLLPDVATLRDRARSNTARLAYGLLSLGWCGSAKHWQRYRRSYLLLAAIGTALVVSVESTVNFDFSFAGVPGWHNTAGPLYFVAGAMFTGFAMVLILAIPIRRAFGLQQVITSTHLNNCAKLMLALGLVVVYGHALEFFDAAYSGSAAEQFVAASRVSGPYGFAFWLALLAFVAIQPLWFRRFRTQPGVLLVISIIVLVGMWFDSFMIIVGSLSRDYLPSSWHIYVPTFWDYALFAGSFGLFFTLYLVFLRFLPVVNLSEVKSLLHYRRRSAAEPDRL; via the coding sequence GTGTTAGGAGCGGAACTCGGCTACCGCGACATAGACGACCTGATCGACGGGCCGGTCCTCGATCCTCGCACCCCACGGTGGTGGTTCATCGGCATCGCCATCTCGGGCAGCCTGCTGGTACTCTTCCTGGTCGCCGTCGTCCAGACCATCACGGTCGGCGTCGGCTCCTTCGGCGACACCATCCCCTCTGCCTGGGGCTTCCCGATCATCAACCTGGTGTGGTGGATCGGCATCGCGCACGCCGGCACCCTCATCTCGGCCATCTTGCTACTCACGCGCCAGGAGTGGCGCAGCTCGATCAACCGCTTCGCGGAGGCGATGACGCTGTTCGCCGTAACGTGTGCGGGCATCTATCCGATCCTCCACATGGGTCGGCCCTGGGCGTTCTACTGGCTTGCGCCGTACCCGGATACCTTCGGGCTCTTCCCTCAGTTCCGCAGTCCGTTGGCTTGGGACTTCTTCGCCATTCCGACCTACGCCATCGTTTCGGCGCTCTTCTGGTACGTCGGCCTATTGCCGGACGTGGCAACGCTGCGCGATAGGGCCAGGTCGAACACCGCCAGGCTTGCCTACGGTCTCCTGTCGCTCGGTTGGTGCGGCTCGGCGAAACACTGGCAGCGCTACCGGCGCTCTTACCTCCTCTTGGCCGCCATCGGCACGGCCCTGGTGGTGTCGGTGGAAAGTACCGTCAACTTCGACTTCTCGTTCGCCGGCGTGCCCGGGTGGCACAACACGGCCGGGCCGCTCTACTTCGTTGCGGGCGCGATGTTCACGGGCTTCGCCATGGTCCTCATCCTCGCCATCCCGATCCGCCGCGCTTTCGGTCTCCAACAGGTCATAACCAGCACCCACCTGAACAACTGCGCCAAGCTGATGCTCGCTCTTGGCCTGGTCGTCGTATACGGCCACGCCCTGGAGTTCTTCGACGCGGCTTACAGCGGGAGTGCCGCAGAGCAGTTCGTTGCCGCCAGTCGCGTGAGTGGGCCGTACGGCTTCGCCTTCTGGCTGGCCCTGCTGGCCTTCGTCGCCATCCAGCCACTCTGGTTCCGCCGCTTCCGGACGCAGCCAGGTGTCCTCCTCGTCATCTCGATAATCGTGCTCGTGGGTATGTGGTTCGACAGCTTCATGATCATCGTGGGCAGCCTCAGCCGCGACTATCTGCCGTCTTCGTGGCACATCTACGTGCCCACGTTCTGGGACTACGCGCTCTTCGCGGGCTCGTTCGGCCTGTTCTTCACGCTGTACCTCGTGTTCCTGCGCTTCTTGCCGGTCGTGAACCTGAGCGAGGTCAAGTCTTTGCTACACTATCGTCGTAGGTCCGCGGCAGAGCCCGATCGGCTCTAG